One Pseudonocardia abyssalis DNA segment encodes these proteins:
- a CDS encoding EthD family reductase — protein MYQLTALYNHPEDPAAFDKHYTEVHAVIAKKIPGLLRYTISHPGPDPEGNKPPYYLVAVLDFADEAAFGAGMGGEHGQAAVADLPNFAGAGVALLTGEANEA, from the coding sequence TTGTACCAGCTCACCGCCCTCTACAACCACCCCGAGGACCCGGCCGCGTTCGACAAGCACTACACCGAGGTGCACGCGGTGATCGCGAAGAAGATCCCCGGCCTGCTCCGCTACACGATCAGCCACCCCGGCCCCGACCCCGAGGGCAACAAGCCCCCGTACTACCTGGTCGCGGTGCTCGACTTCGCCGACGAGGCCGCGTTCGGCGCGGGCATGGGCGGGGAGCACGGTCAGGCCGCCGTGGCCGACCTCCCGAACTTCGCGGGCGCGGGGGTGGCGCTCCTGACCGGCGAGGCGAACGAGGCCTGA
- the cimA gene encoding citramalate synthase codes for MFRTTPAATPLGDAFHVYDTTLRDGAQREGISYSVADKLAVARHLDALGVGYVEGGWPGAMPKDTEFFARAAAGELDLRHAALVAFGATRRPGTTAAQDPQVRALLDSAAPVVTLVAKSDRRHVERALRTDTAENCAMVADTVAFLVGEGRRVFVDAEHFFDGYAFDPDTALRVLEAAVGAGADVAVLCDTNGGMLPLGIAEVVAEVAARTGFRLGIHCQDDTGCAVANSVAAVQAGATHVQCTANGYGERAGNADLFAVVGNLVTKLGMPVLPDGSLAEMTRTSHALAEIANIAPDTHQAYVGTSAFAHKAGLHASAIKVDPELYNHMNPVDVGNGQRILVTEMAGRASVELKSTELGIDLAGHPDAVSQVVATVKEREAHGWSFEAADASLELLMRTARGDAGTAPFELESYRVITERRADGEIVAEATVKIVVDGERLIATREGNGPVNALDAALRGALTPSCPWLADVDLTDYKVRILTRGTGAVTRVLIGSSDKAGEWTTVGVHGNVVEASWLALVDALAYAALRHALVPAG; via the coding sequence ATGTTCCGGACCACCCCTGCCGCCACCCCGCTCGGCGACGCCTTCCACGTCTACGACACGACACTGCGCGACGGTGCACAGCGCGAGGGCATCTCCTACTCGGTGGCCGACAAGCTCGCCGTCGCCCGGCACCTCGACGCGCTCGGCGTCGGCTACGTCGAGGGCGGCTGGCCGGGTGCGATGCCGAAGGACACCGAGTTCTTCGCCCGTGCCGCGGCGGGGGAGCTCGACCTGCGCCACGCCGCACTGGTGGCGTTCGGGGCGACCCGGCGCCCCGGCACGACGGCGGCGCAGGACCCGCAGGTCCGGGCGCTGCTGGACAGCGCGGCCCCGGTCGTCACGCTGGTCGCGAAGTCCGACCGCCGCCACGTCGAGCGCGCGCTGCGCACCGACACGGCGGAGAACTGCGCGATGGTCGCCGACACGGTGGCGTTCCTCGTCGGGGAGGGCCGCCGGGTCTTCGTCGACGCGGAGCACTTCTTCGACGGCTACGCGTTCGACCCCGACACCGCTCTGCGCGTGCTGGAAGCAGCCGTCGGGGCGGGCGCCGACGTCGCGGTGCTGTGCGACACGAACGGCGGCATGCTCCCCCTGGGGATCGCCGAGGTGGTGGCCGAGGTGGCGGCCCGCACGGGCTTCCGCCTCGGCATCCACTGCCAGGACGACACCGGCTGCGCGGTCGCCAACTCGGTGGCCGCGGTGCAGGCCGGCGCCACGCACGTCCAGTGCACCGCGAACGGCTACGGGGAGCGGGCCGGCAACGCCGATCTGTTCGCCGTGGTCGGGAACCTGGTGACCAAGTTGGGGATGCCCGTCCTACCGGACGGATCCCTGGCGGAGATGACCCGCACCTCGCACGCGTTGGCGGAGATCGCCAACATCGCTCCCGACACCCACCAGGCCTATGTCGGGACGTCAGCGTTCGCCCACAAGGCGGGCCTGCACGCGAGTGCGATCAAGGTGGACCCGGAGCTGTACAACCACATGAACCCCGTGGACGTCGGCAACGGGCAGCGGATCCTCGTCACCGAGATGGCCGGCCGGGCCAGCGTCGAGCTCAAGAGCACCGAGCTCGGCATCGACCTGGCCGGCCATCCCGACGCGGTGTCGCAGGTCGTGGCGACCGTGAAGGAGCGCGAGGCGCACGGCTGGTCGTTCGAGGCCGCGGACGCCTCGTTGGAACTGCTCATGCGCACCGCCCGCGGCGACGCCGGGACCGCACCGTTCGAGCTGGAGTCCTACCGCGTCATCACCGAGCGGCGCGCCGACGGCGAGATCGTGGCCGAGGCGACCGTCAAGATCGTCGTCGACGGGGAGCGGCTCATCGCGACCCGCGAGGGCAACGGCCCCGTCAACGCCCTCGACGCGGCCCTGCGCGGAGCGCTCACCCCGTCGTGCCCGTGGCTCGCCGACGTCGACCTGACCGACTACAAGGTCCGCATCCTCACGCGCGGCACCGGTGCGGTCACGCGGGTGCTGATCGGGTCGTCGGACAAGGCGGGGGAGTGGACGACGGTCGGCGTGCACGGCAACGTCGTCGAGGCGTCCTGGCTGGCGCTCGTCGACGCGCTGGCCTACGCCGCCCTGCGCCACGCACTCGTCCCCGCCGGCTGA
- a CDS encoding MFS transporter, producing the protein MTRHFTVLTAGVVAVGAQSFLLAPLLPDLTASLVATPSEIGRALAAYGVGVVLVALLLGPRLDRIPRATALTAGAVVLAVSSAISALAPNWEVLAAAQVLAGAAAGVVLPATYAFAAELAAPGEQARATGRVLTGWSVALVAGVPVSTLLADLVGWRGVLGALAVLAAAQVVLYRTLPASAVPSTPRPRIAAALRIPGVARLLLGTLAFMSAFYAVFGFAGAEIRLLHGGGAAGAGLLALAYGIGFGLGAATDRYAGRIGLAPVLAALAGVYLVLAATVGVLAVLLGAAVVWGLVNHVALTLLVSRLSAAAPDARGAVLALNSAATYGGAAVAGLLAGPLYEAAGLGWVAVAGAVVVAVAVPVTRSRAAQPVSIGA; encoded by the coding sequence ATGACCCGCCACTTCACCGTCCTCACCGCGGGGGTCGTCGCGGTCGGGGCGCAGTCGTTCCTGCTCGCCCCGCTCCTGCCCGACCTCACCGCGTCCCTCGTCGCCACCCCGTCGGAGATCGGCCGCGCGCTGGCCGCGTACGGCGTCGGCGTCGTGCTGGTGGCGCTGCTGCTCGGCCCGCGACTGGACCGCATCCCGCGCGCGACAGCCCTGACGGCCGGTGCAGTCGTGCTCGCGGTGAGCTCGGCGATCTCCGCCCTCGCGCCGAACTGGGAGGTGCTCGCCGCCGCGCAGGTGCTGGCCGGGGCCGCCGCGGGTGTGGTCCTGCCCGCGACCTACGCGTTCGCCGCCGAGCTCGCCGCACCGGGGGAACAGGCCCGCGCGACCGGGCGGGTGCTGACGGGCTGGTCGGTCGCGCTCGTCGCCGGGGTGCCGGTGTCGACGCTGCTGGCCGACCTCGTCGGCTGGCGCGGGGTGCTCGGTGCGCTCGCGGTGCTGGCCGCTGCACAGGTGGTGCTCTACCGGACACTGCCCGCCTCGGCGGTCCCCTCGACGCCGCGTCCGCGGATCGCTGCGGCGCTGCGGATCCCCGGGGTCGCCCGGCTGCTGCTCGGCACGCTGGCCTTCATGAGCGCGTTCTACGCCGTGTTCGGCTTCGCGGGCGCCGAGATCCGGCTGCTGCACGGCGGCGGCGCGGCCGGGGCGGGGCTGCTCGCCCTGGCCTACGGCATCGGGTTCGGGCTCGGCGCGGCGACCGACCGGTACGCCGGGCGCATCGGGCTCGCCCCGGTCCTCGCCGCGCTGGCCGGGGTCTACCTCGTGCTCGCCGCGACCGTCGGCGTGCTCGCGGTGCTGCTCGGCGCGGCGGTGGTGTGGGGCCTGGTCAACCACGTCGCGCTGACGCTGCTGGTGAGCCGGCTCTCCGCCGCCGCCCCGGACGCCCGGGGTGCGGTGCTCGCGCTCAACTCGGCTGCGACCTACGGCGGTGCCGCGGTGGCCGGGCTGCTCGCCGGCCCGTTGTACGAGGCTGCGGGCCTGGGCTGGGTCGCCGTCGCCGGGGCGGTGGTGGTCGCGGTGGCGGTGCCGGTGACCCGGAGCCGGGCCGCGCAGCCGGTGTCGATCGGAGCCTGA
- a CDS encoding Lrp/AsnC family transcriptional regulator, translating into MDPMDRRIVGLLLDDADRTYAQLGRAVSLSPAAVHERVRRLRSSGVIRRTTVEVDPDALGVDVLAFVLLDTEGWARDHVFAAAEADPRVEEAHSVAGNSNFLLKVRASGPDGLEDVLRMLYQVKGVVRTRTITVLRRGFERGVALP; encoded by the coding sequence ATGGACCCGATGGACCGGAGGATCGTCGGCCTCCTCCTCGACGACGCCGACCGCACCTACGCCCAGCTCGGTAGGGCGGTGTCGCTCTCGCCCGCCGCGGTGCACGAGCGGGTGCGCAGGCTCCGCTCCTCCGGGGTCATCCGGCGGACGACGGTGGAGGTGGATCCCGACGCGCTCGGCGTCGACGTCCTCGCGTTCGTCCTGCTCGACACCGAGGGCTGGGCCCGCGATCACGTGTTCGCCGCGGCGGAGGCCGACCCGCGCGTCGAGGAGGCGCACTCCGTCGCGGGCAACAGCAACTTCCTGCTCAAGGTGCGCGCGTCCGGCCCCGACGGGCTGGAGGACGTGCTGCGCATGCTCTACCAGGTGAAGGGCGTGGTCCGGACCCGCACGATCACGGTGCTGCGCCGGGGGTTCGAGCGGGGCGTCGCGTTGCCGTAG